A section of the Engystomops pustulosus chromosome 3, aEngPut4.maternal, whole genome shotgun sequence genome encodes:
- the LOC140121715 gene encoding uncharacterized protein isoform X2: MEGEASAGQYQEIPASLMAPLAEAQYWEEEGENGITSAPCRRLLDMCDEILLLILDLLDPFSLLSVSRVCSTLYRVSNTDSLWAKHCRVAFGSGFRTGCGDCAPKEAFKLMYMWGKLYRTLPYNRQLQDLFFSGFPPKKYWLQWLTLEEIVPLPPIKLPDHEIEEIWGITKGLLDEKHKGHEDLEWLYCQYSTNRFQWLFSYWLFGLSKSCAKQLQRIYLWWQRFDKKKVSCWGSMNCDVKYLASLHCITEDFWNGKLANGDENIGIKSVENYFSMCKSLLAWILGRKWGRFKQKKVYKDALDGVYRMLKHELHFSMVDHDQFWIAAKVQMSRICNLEKIAGNYVNWKIIDVLPSYRMFMATGDFIYLEQIKGFLFRKQLIHNWIRQDENLWVSSLLPESLFRLLEYDTKICEESLHGDTVGAHLTRLIWLYLHSGHQLYMDAMKGFVYECAYASYASQIYESVSLAAYIRV, from the exons ATGGAAGGTGAGGCGAGTGCCGGGCAGTATCAGGAGATTCCCGCCAGTTTAATGGCGCCGCTCGCCGAGGCGCAGTActgggaggaggaaggagaaaaCGGCATCACGAGCGCCCCCTGCCGGCGGCTGCTGGACATGTGTGATGAAATCCTGCTGCTCATTTTGGATCTCCTCGACCCTTTCTCCCTGCTCAGTGTGAGCCGGGTCTGCAGCACATTGTACCGGGTCAGCAATACAGACAGCCTGTGGGCCAAGCACTGCAGG GTTGCTTTTGGCTCTGGTTTTAGGACTGGCTGTGGTGACTGTGCCCCTAAAGAAGCTTTTAAGCTCATGTACATGTGGGGGAAGCTGTACCGAACTCTGCCTTATAACAGACAATTACAGGACTTGTTTTTTTCTGGATTCCCTCCCAAAAAATATTGGCTGCAGTGGCTCACACTAGAAGAAATAGTTCCACTTCCTCCCATCAAACTACCTGATCATGAAATTGAAGAAATATGGGGGATAACTAAAGGTCTCCTTGACGAAAAACATAAAG GTCATGAAGATCTAGAATGGCTTTACTGCCAATACAGCACAAACCGTTTCCAGTGGCTATTTTCCTATTGGCTTTTTGGACTTTCCAAGTCTTGTGCCAAGCAACTACAGAGGATTTATTTGTGGTGGCAGAGATTTGATAAGAAGAAAGTATCATGTTGGGGTTCTATGAACTGTGATGTCAAGTATCTAGCATCTCTTCATTGCATAACAGAAGACTTCTGGAATGGAAAGCTGGCTAACGGAGATGAAAATATAG gtATTAAGTCAGTGGAGAACTACTTTTCAATGTGCAAGTCTCTCTTGGCTTGGATTTTGGGACGTAAATGGGGACGATTCAAACAAAAGAAG GTCTACAAGGATGCACTAGATGGAGTTTACCGTATGCTAAAACATGAATTGCATTTCTCCATGGTTGATCATGATCAGTTTTGGATAGCTGCTAAAGTCCAGATGTCAAGAATCTGCAATCTTGAGAAAATTGCTGGCAATTATGTAAACTGGAAGATAATTGATGTCTTACCATCTTACAG GATGTTCATGGCCACTGGAGATTTTATATATCTAGAGCAAATTAAAGGCTTCCTGTTTAGAAAACAACTAATACACAACTGGATCCGTCAAGATGAGAACCTCTGGGTGAGCAGTCTTCTTCCAGAAAGTCTCTTCCGGTTGTTGGAATATGACACAAAGATCTGTGAAG AGAGTCTACATGGAGATACAGTGGGAGCCCACTTAACCAGATTAATCTGGCTGTACCTGCATTCTGGTCACCAGCTATACATGGATGCCATGAAGGGTTTTGTTTATGAATGTGCTTATGCAAGCTATGCCTCTCAAATCTATGAAAGTGTCAGCTTGGCAGCCTACATTAGGGTTTaa
- the LOC140121715 gene encoding uncharacterized protein isoform X1, with product MEGEASAGQYQEIPASLMAPLAEAQYWEEEGENGITSAPCRRLLDMCDEILLLILDLLDPFSLLSVSRVCSTLYRVSNTDSLWAKHCRVAFGSGFRTGCGDCAPKEAFKLMYMWGKLYRTLPYNRQLQDLFFSGFPPKKYWLQWLTLEEIVPLPPIKLPDHEIEEIWGITKGLLDEKHKVTDEALDDMHDSTYKYEWKELRNLALVHHGAYSNVQSHVLQKMSSECHEDLEWLYCQYSTNRFQWLFSYWLFGLSKSCAKQLQRIYLWWQRFDKKKVSCWGSMNCDVKYLASLHCITEDFWNGKLANGDENIGIKSVENYFSMCKSLLAWILGRKWGRFKQKKVYKDALDGVYRMLKHELHFSMVDHDQFWIAAKVQMSRICNLEKIAGNYVNWKIIDVLPSYRMFMATGDFIYLEQIKGFLFRKQLIHNWIRQDENLWVSSLLPESLFRLLEYDTKICEESLHGDTVGAHLTRLIWLYLHSGHQLYMDAMKGFVYECAYASYASQIYESVSLAAYIRV from the exons ATGGAAGGTGAGGCGAGTGCCGGGCAGTATCAGGAGATTCCCGCCAGTTTAATGGCGCCGCTCGCCGAGGCGCAGTActgggaggaggaaggagaaaaCGGCATCACGAGCGCCCCCTGCCGGCGGCTGCTGGACATGTGTGATGAAATCCTGCTGCTCATTTTGGATCTCCTCGACCCTTTCTCCCTGCTCAGTGTGAGCCGGGTCTGCAGCACATTGTACCGGGTCAGCAATACAGACAGCCTGTGGGCCAAGCACTGCAGG GTTGCTTTTGGCTCTGGTTTTAGGACTGGCTGTGGTGACTGTGCCCCTAAAGAAGCTTTTAAGCTCATGTACATGTGGGGGAAGCTGTACCGAACTCTGCCTTATAACAGACAATTACAGGACTTGTTTTTTTCTGGATTCCCTCCCAAAAAATATTGGCTGCAGTGGCTCACACTAGAAGAAATAGTTCCACTTCCTCCCATCAAACTACCTGATCATGAAATTGAAGAAATATGGGGGATAACTAAAGGTCTCCTTGACGAAAAACATAAAG TTACAGATGAGGCTTTAGACGACATGCATGACTCTACGTACAAATATGAATGGAAGGAGTTGCGCAACTTGGCACTTGTGCATCATGGGGCATACTCAAATGTGCAGTCACATGTACTTCAAAAAATGAGCTCTGAGT GTCATGAAGATCTAGAATGGCTTTACTGCCAATACAGCACAAACCGTTTCCAGTGGCTATTTTCCTATTGGCTTTTTGGACTTTCCAAGTCTTGTGCCAAGCAACTACAGAGGATTTATTTGTGGTGGCAGAGATTTGATAAGAAGAAAGTATCATGTTGGGGTTCTATGAACTGTGATGTCAAGTATCTAGCATCTCTTCATTGCATAACAGAAGACTTCTGGAATGGAAAGCTGGCTAACGGAGATGAAAATATAG gtATTAAGTCAGTGGAGAACTACTTTTCAATGTGCAAGTCTCTCTTGGCTTGGATTTTGGGACGTAAATGGGGACGATTCAAACAAAAGAAG GTCTACAAGGATGCACTAGATGGAGTTTACCGTATGCTAAAACATGAATTGCATTTCTCCATGGTTGATCATGATCAGTTTTGGATAGCTGCTAAAGTCCAGATGTCAAGAATCTGCAATCTTGAGAAAATTGCTGGCAATTATGTAAACTGGAAGATAATTGATGTCTTACCATCTTACAG GATGTTCATGGCCACTGGAGATTTTATATATCTAGAGCAAATTAAAGGCTTCCTGTTTAGAAAACAACTAATACACAACTGGATCCGTCAAGATGAGAACCTCTGGGTGAGCAGTCTTCTTCCAGAAAGTCTCTTCCGGTTGTTGGAATATGACACAAAGATCTGTGAAG AGAGTCTACATGGAGATACAGTGGGAGCCCACTTAACCAGATTAATCTGGCTGTACCTGCATTCTGGTCACCAGCTATACATGGATGCCATGAAGGGTTTTGTTTATGAATGTGCTTATGCAAGCTATGCCTCTCAAATCTATGAAAGTGTCAGCTTGGCAGCCTACATTAGGGTTTaa